Proteins encoded by one window of Eremothecium cymbalariae DBVPG#7215 chromosome 1, complete sequence:
- a CDS encoding cation diffusion facilitator family transporter (similar to Ashbya gossypii ABR129C), translating into MLSNKELRILSLLVLDTVFFLVEIIVGYTVHSLALIADSFHMLNDIVSLLVALWAVNVAKNRNPDAKYTYGWKRAEILGALINAVFLIALCVSILIEAIQRFFEPQEITNPKLILYVGTAGLISNIVGLFLFHDHGGHMHSHGGSHDAELEAADPVPHSHTDHEALDSDSCGIQEFLPASVVERYSTGTIKVDENTPLVSSKGHNHKHSNEQHSAHKDGQHKSLNMHGVFIHVLGDALGNVGVIITALFIWKTNYSWKYYSDPFVSLVITCIIFSSALPLSLKASRILLQATPSSISADEVQMEILAVPGILSVHDFHIWNLTESFSIASIHVQIDCNQDTYIEVAKIIRSIFHKYGIHSATVQPEFVGTRDISDDSYRRFSRIAGGGLGSSTSINDPVTDSIKGQTFAYGATTNQTGCLVDDAANCNSDNCLP; encoded by the coding sequence ATGTTAAGCAACAAAGAGCTTAGGATATTATcattgttggttttggatACTGTATTTTTTCTAGTGGAGATTATAGTCGGTTACACGGTACATTCTTTGGCTTTGATAGCGGACTCGTTCCACATGCTAAATGATATTGTTTCATTACTTGTTGCTTTATGGGCTGTAAATGTTGCGAAGAATAGGAATCCGGATGCTAAGTATACTTATGGATGGAAAAGGGCTGAAATATTGGGTGCTTTGATAAATGCTGTGTTTTTGATTGCATTGTGTGTTTCAATTTTGATTGAGGCTATACAACGGTTTTTTGAGCCTCAAGAGATCACGAATCCAAAGTTGATTCTATACGTTGGAACTGCAGGGTTGATATCCAATATTGTGggtttatttttgtttcatGACCATGGAGGGCATATGCATTCTCATGGCGGCAGCCATGATGCAGAGCTGGAAGCTGCAGATCCTGTTCCGCATTCGCATACAGACCATGAGGCCTTGGATAGTGATTCATGTGGCATTCAGGAGTTTCTGCCTGCCTCTGTTGTTGAACGTTATTCAACCGGAACAATTAAAGTAGATGAGAACACTCCACTCGTAAGCAGCAAGGGTCATAACCATAAACACTCTAATGAACAGCATTCAGCACATAAAGACGGACAACACAAGTCTTTGAATATGCATGGTGTTTTTATCCATGTGCTAGGGGATGCCTTGGGTAATGTTGGTGTAATTATCACAGCTCTTTTCATCTGGAAGACCAATTATTCATGGAAGTACTACTCCGACCCCTTCGTTTCTCTAGTGATTACCTGCATTATATTTTCCTCTGCTTTGCCTTTATCTCTTAAGGCGTCAAGGATCTTACTGCAAGCTACTCCGTCATCTATTTCGGCAGATGAAGTTCAAATGGAGATACTAGCGGTTCCAGGTATTCTATCTGTTCATGACTTTCATATATGGAACTTGACTGAGTCCTTTTCAATTGCTTCGATCCATGTACAGATAGATTGCAATCAAGATACTTATATTGAAGTTGCAAAAATCATCCGGTCTATCTTCCATAAGTACGGAATACATTCTGCAACTGTTCAACCAGAATTTGTTGGAACGCGTGATATTAGCGATGATTCTTACAGGAGGTTTTCTAGGATCGCTGGTGGTGGGCTAGGctcttcaacatcaataaACGACCCGGTAACTGATAGTATTAAAGGCCAAACGTTTGCATATGGAGCTACAACGAATCAAACTGGATGTTTGGTGGATGATGCAGCTAACTGTAACTCAGACAACTGTTTACCATAG
- the SFG1 gene encoding Sfg1p (similar to Ashbya gossypii ABR128W) → MWSLIETSKEGAYESAEKLIMCTPKTHVLEPDEMKLPPLKLGPKIQLKLRTFGQKEHSMIESPSKPSKVVRETLSMPFPQELGVVSPLISCSDDETLSESSSIVSPISDISSVPSSSPDVSKKHMNRNFLYSSEGAENLDTELSLSLLVNRTNMSQVTSNLAMGADDNTTEHTGTKNGPKLGECLFSSRYVTAGSRKRSFSGVNGVDKWGKLCHPRHYKLKPKKSSLKLSSDRLNFLMDSSNGNVRDATIFATEINTCNSYDVPFPSTIMERVTIPVNTHVKEHYKNERCKQLSGYYDEDDSNSDHEVQDSPDEKHGKGNDSAIIRAYEFERLVTFNEDGPTKSSLHHDSKPIMDRNLMSAEGSITACREIKKVRWAPNLEW, encoded by the coding sequence ATGTGGTCTTTGATTGAGACGTCGAAAGAAGGCGCGTACGAATCGGCGGAAAAACTAATCATGTGTACCCCAAAGACGCATGTGCTTGAGCCCGATGAGATGAAGTTACCTCCATTGAAGCTGGGACCCAAGATACAGCTTAAATTGCGTACATTTGGTCAGAAGGAGCATTCCATGATAGAGTCGCCATCGAAGCCTTCTAAAGTAGTTAGAGAAACGCTTTCCATGCCTTTCCCGCAGGAATTGGGTGTCGTCAGTCCATTGATATCGTgttctgatgatgagaCTCTTAGTGAGAGCAGCAGTATAGTGTCACCGATTAGTGACATCAGCTCTGTTCCCTCATCGTCTCCTGATGTTTCAAAAAAGCATATGAACAGAAACTTCTTATATAGCAGTGAAGGAGCTGAAAACTTAGATACCGAGTTGTCGTTGAGCTTGTTAGTCAATAGAACGAACATGTCACAGGTAACGTCTAATTTAGCCATGGGGGCTGACGATAACACTACAGAACATACGGGTACTAAAAATGGGCCCAAGCTTGGTGAATGTTTGTTTTCTTCGAGATATGTCACGGCTGGATCGAGAAAGCGTTCTTTCAGCGGTGTGAATGGAGTAGATAAATGGGGGAAATTGTGTCATCCAAGGCATTACAAactaaaaccaaaaaaatcttcGTTAAAATTAAGCTCTGACCGTCTGAACTTCCTAATGGACAGTTCTAATGGGAACGTTAGAGATGCAACGATATTTGCAACCGAAATTAATACTTGTAATTCCTATGATGTTCCATTTCCCTCCACAATTATGGAAAGGGTTACCATCCCTGTGAATACGCATGTAAAGGAACATTATAAGAACGAACGCTGCAAGCAGCTAAGTGGTTATtacgatgaagatgatagTAATAGCGATCATGAGGTACAGGATTCTCCAGATGAAAAACATGGAAAAGGTAATGATTCTGCTATCATTCGTGCATATGAGTTTGAACGTCTGGTAACGTTCAACGAAGATGGTCCTACAAAATCTTCACTCCATCATGACTCTAAGCCTATAATGGATCGAAATTTAATGAGTGCTGAGGGAAGTATTACAGCTTGTAGGGAAATCAAAAAAGTAAGGTGGGCTCCAAATTTGGAGTGGTGA